One genomic segment of Drosophila melanogaster chromosome 3R includes these proteins:
- the Cyp6d4 gene encoding cytochrome P450 6d4 has protein sequence MFSLILLAVTLLTLAWFYLKRHYEYWERRGFPFEKHSGIPFGCLDSVWRQEKSMGLAIYDVYVKSKERVLGIYLLFRPAVLIRDADLARRVLAQDFASFHDRGVYVDEERDPLSANIFSLRGQSWRSMRHMLSPCFTSGKLKSMFSTSEDIGDKMVAHLQKELPEEGFKEVDIKKVMQNYAIDIIASTIFGLDVNSFENPDNKFRKLVSLARANNRFNAMFGMMIFLVPSIAQFLFRIGFKNPVGLAMLQIVKETVEYREKHGIVRKDLLQLLIQLRNTGKIDENDEKSFSIQKTPDGHIKTISLEAITAQAFIFYIAGQETTGSTAAFTIYELAQYPELLKRLQDEVDETLAKNDGKITYDSLNKMEFLDLCVQETIRKYPGLPILNRECTQDYTVPDTNHVIPKGTPVVISLYGIHHDAEYFPDPETYDPERFSEESRNYNPTAFMPFGEGPRICIAQRMGRINSKLAIIKILQNFNVEVMSRSEIEFENSGIALIPKHGVRVRLSKRVPKLS, from the exons ATGTTTTCGCTGATTTTATTGGCCGTAACGCTATTGACTTTGGCGTGGTTCTATCTGAAGCGCCACTATGAGTACTGGGAGCGACGCGGATTTCCATTTGAAAAACACTCCGGGATTCCATTCGGTTGCTTGGACAGTGTGTGGCGGCAGGAGAAGAGCATGGGCTTGGCCATCTACGATGTGTATGTGAAGAGTAAAGAGCGCGTCTTGGGCATTTATTTGCTCTTCCGTCCGGCTGTTTTGATCAGAGACGCCGATCTGGCTCGCCGTGTTCTGGCCCAGGATTTCGCCAGTTTCCACGATCGCGGCGTTTACGTTGATGAGGAACGGGATCCCCTGTCGGCCAATATCTTCTCGCTTCGCGGTCAGAGCTGGCGATCGATGAGGCACATGTTGTCGCCATGTTTCACATCCGGAAAGTTGAAGAGCATGTTCAGCACATCCGAGGATATTGGTGACAAGATGGTGGCCCATCTGCAAAAGGAGCTGCCGGAGGAGGGCTTCAAGGAGGTGGACATAAAGAAAGTGATGCAAAACTATGCCATTGACATTATAGCCTCGACTATCTTTGGCTTGGATGTAAATAGCTTCGAAAATCCTGATAACAAGTTCCGTAAACTGGTGTCGTTGGCCAGAGCCAATAATAGATTCAATGCCATGTTCGGCATGATGATCTTCCTGGTGCCCTC GATAGCACAGTTCCTATTCAGAATAGGTTTTAAAAATCCAGTTGGCCTGGCCATGTTGCAGATTGTCAAGGAAACCGTTGAGTATCGCGAGAAACATGGAATAGTGCGCAAGGatctgttgcagttgctcATTCAGCTGAGGAATACCGGCAAGATAGACGAGAATGACGAGAAGTCCTTTAGCATTCAGAAGACACCCGATG GTCATATTAAAACCATATCCTTGGAGGCCATCACCGCTCAGGCTTTTATATTCTACATCGCTGGTCAGGAGACCACCGGATCGACTGCAGCCTTTACCATCTACGAGCTGGCTCAGTATCCAGAGCTACTGAAGCGCCTGCAGGATGAAGTGGACGAGACACTGGCCAAAAACGACGGAAAGATCACCTACGATTCCCTGAACAAGATGGAATTTTTGGACCTGTGTGTGCAGGAAACCATTCGCAAATATCCGGGTCTTCCCATTCTGAATCGTGAATGCACCCAGGACTACACAGTACCCGACACCAACCACGTCATTCCGAAGGGAACGCCAGTTGTGATCTCCCTGTACGGCATTCACCATGATGCAGAGTACTTCCCGGATCCCGAGACCTATGATCCCGAACGCTTCTCGGAGGAGAGTCGCAATTATAATCCCACTGCATTCATGCCGTTTGGCGAGGGTCCCAGGATTTGCATTGCCCAGAGGATGGGTCGTATTAACTCCAAACTGGCCATCATCAAGATCCTACAGAACTTCAATGTCGAGGTGATGAGCAGGAGCGAAATAGAGTTCGAGAACAGTGGCATTGCCTTGATTCCCAAACATGGAGTGCGAGTGCGTTTGTCCAAAAGAGTGCCTAAATTATcataa
- the cd gene encoding cardinal has translation MTDETTPLTDAVPSGSGYVVLPPYQGPERVFPGGVSPRARRNKMRQFQCCMGITFIAIVFTALCLALVFSDSLGGADGGPSFFFVVNGSDSELAPNRPLPDEPAAEWALQQAALGHHDGAQAVSAGIKALGDREILEEGLQPNEVNTPSFRHYRSLSTNPEARKLARRGYVENQATIDIAKRFNYTKQPGRSNIGWGPKIVLPDPTVLRLECDFNARYRRSTGVCNNKQHPRTYGASMVPYRRMVSPDYADGIAAPRVSHHGRLPPARQVSLKIHRSSYETDSNFTVMLAVFGQFMDHDITATSLTTSQEGESIDCCVAATREQHPECYPVDILPDDPYYKQYNISCMNFVRSAPAPTGRFGPRMQLNQATAFIDASVVYGNLEQRQNQLRSFINGSLRMFVTDDGRQLLPISSNPADGCNRVQMTRLGKYCFESGDDRANENLLLTSMHLLWARHHNYLARQLQEQNPHWEDERLYQEARKILGAQMAHITYNEFLPVLLGKNISEAKGLLPAKHNLNAPDTYDPEVDPSIANCFAAAAFRFAHTLLPGLFNISRDNSTPEAIELHKMLFNPFSLWAEHGIDHALMTAANTPVMQVDRFFSLEVTQKLFEGTAEDRVPLCGLDLVSLNIQRGRDHGIPSYPVFRRHCRLPTVDTWEEMSQAIDNATLDSIRQIYESPQDVDVYTGALSEPPLDGAIFGPLLSCMVSDQFLRLKLGDSHWYERKMGPQKFTKAQLAEIYKTSLAAIICRNSDGITRVREHVMQRLRDGGNPHVDCQDLEGFHFNFEPWSEKQQPQDLHSAGISRGSTSVRVMSKANHQAHNVTLHIDKGI, from the exons ATGACGGACGAAACAACGCCGCTTACCGATGCCGTTCCCAGTGGCTCCGGATATGTTGTCCTGCCGCCGTATCAGGGACCGGAGCGTGTCTTTCCGGGTGGTGTTTCTCCGCGTGCGCGACGCAACAAGATGCGACAGTTCCAGTGCTGCATGGGCATCACCTTTAT AGCGATTGTATTTACCGCCCTGTGCCTGGCACTGGTGTTCAGTGATTCCCTGGGCGGAGCGGATGGAGGTCCCAGCTTTTTTTTCGTCGTCAATGGATCGGATAGCGAATTGGCCCCAAATAGGCCACTGCCAGACGAACCGGCTGCGGAATGGGCGCTGCAGCAGGCGGCACTGGGTCATCATGATGGTGCTCAGGCAGTCAGTGCTGGGATTAAGGCACTGGGAGATCGGGAAATACTGGAGGAGGGTCTGCAGCCGAACGAGGTGAATACGCCGTCCTTCCGACACTATCGTTCCCTGAGCACAAATCCAGAGGCAAGGAAGCTGGCACGTCGCGGCTATGTGGAGAACCAGGCCACCATAGACATTGCCAAGAGGTTTAACTACACCAAACAGCCGGGACGCAGCAACATTGGTTGGGGACCCAAGATAGTTCTGCCAGATCCTACGGTACTCCGTTTGGAATGCGATTTCAATGCGCGCTACAGAAGATCCACCGGGGTGTGTAACAATAAACAACATCCCAGGACCTACGGAGCATCGATGGTTCCATATCGTCGCATGGTGTCGCCGGACTATGCGGATGGTATTGCTGCTCCGCGAGTTAGTCATCATGGACGGTTACCGCCGGCTCGTCAGGTCTCTCTGAAAATCCATCGTTCCAGCTACGAAACGGACTCGAATTTTACGGTAATGCTGGCCGTTTTTGGTCAGTTCATGGACCATGACATCACAGCCACATCGCTGACCACTTCGCAGGAGGGTGAGTCCATCGATTGTTGTGTGGCTGCCACCCGCGAGCAGCATCCGGAATGCTATCCGGTTGATATTCTGCCCGATGATCCCTACTACAAGCAGTACAACATCAGTTGCATGAATTTCGTGAGATCTGCTCCAGCGCCAACGGGTAGATTTGGTCCACGGATGCAGCTGAACCAGGCCACGGCATTTATCGATGCCTCCGTCGTGTACGGCAATCTGGAGCAGCGGCAAAATCAGCTGCGCAGCTTTATCAACGGATCTCTTCGGATGTTTGTCACGGATGATGGTCGCCAGCTATTGCCCATTTCCTCGAATCCGGCAGATGGCTGCAATCGTGTCCAGATGACTCGACTGGGTAAATACTGTTTCGAGTCCGGCGATGATCGGGCCAATGAGAACCTGTTGCTCACATCTATGCATTTGCTGTGGGCTAGACATCACAACTATTTGGCTCGACAATTGCAGGAGCAGAATCCACATTGGGAGGATGAGCGGCTCTACCAGGAAGCCCGAAAGATTCTTGGTGCTCAGATGGCACACATCACCTACAATGAGTTTTTGCCAGTGCTGCTGGGGAAGAATATCAGCGAGGCCAAGGGCTTGCTGCCTGCCAAACACAATCTAAATGCTCCGGATACGTATGACCCGGAGGTGGATCCAAGTATTGCCAATTGCTTTGCAGCAGCCGCATTTCGATTTGCACACACTCTTCTACCGGGATTGTTTAATATCTCGAGGGATAACAGCACTCCCGAGGCCATCGAACTGCACAAGATGCTCTTCAATCCATTCTCGCTCTGGGCGGAGCATGGCATTGACCACGCCCTGATGACAGCGGCCAATACGCCGGTGATGCAAGTGGATCGCTTCTTTTCACTGGAAGTCACGCAAAAGCTTTTCGAAGGCACCGCAGAGGATAGGGTGCCTCTTTGTGGACTCGATTTGGTATCCTTAAACATTCAGAGGGGTCGGGATCATGGCATACCCTCGTATCCAGTCTTCCGTCGCCATTGCCGCCTGCCGACGGTGGACACGTGGGAGGAGATGTCACAGGCCATTGACAACGCTACTCTGGACTCCATCCGGCAGATTTATGA ATCTCCGCAGGATGTGGACGTCTATACGGGTGCACTTAGTGAGCCGCCACTGGATGGAGCTATTTTTGGTCCGTTGCTCAGCTGCATGGTTTCCGACCAGTTCCTACGCCTCAAACTAGGTGACTCCCATTGGTACGAACGGAAAATGGGCCCACAGAAGTTCACCAAAG CTCAATTGGCGGAGATCTACAAGACCAGTCTGGCCGCCATCATTTGTCGCAACTCAGATGGAATCACCCGAGTGAGGGAGCATGTTATGCAGAGACTGCGCGATGGAGGTAATCCCCATGTGGATTGCCAGGACCTGGAGGgattccatttcaatttcgaaCCCTGGTCCGAGAAGCAACAGCCCCAGGATCTTCATAGTGCCGGCATAAGCAGGGGATCCACTTCGGTGCGAGTAATGTCCAAGGCAAATCATCAAGCCCACAACGTAACCCTACATATTGATAAAGGAATCTAG
- the CCAP gene encoding crustacean cardioactive peptide, isoform A, which yields MRTSMRISLRLLALLACAICSQASLERENNEGTNMANHKLSGVIQWKYEKRPFCNAFTGCGRKRTYPSYPPFSLFKRNEVEEKPYNNEYLSEGLSDLIDINAEPAVENVQKQIMSQAKIFEAIKEASKEIFRQKNKQKMLQNEKEMQQLEERESK from the exons ATGAGAACGTCCATGAGGATTTCCCTGAGGCTGCTTGCACTCCTGGCTTGTGCCATTTGCTCTCAGGCTTCGCTGGAAAGGGAGAACAACGAGGGCACCAATATGGCAAAT CACAAGCTAAGTGGCGTTATACAATGGAAGTACGAGAAGCGACCGTTTTGCAATGCATTTACAG GCTGTGGACGAAAGCGTACGTATCCCTCGTATCCGCCATTCTCGCTATTCAAACGCAACGAAGTCGAAGAGAAACCCTATAACAATGAGTATTTATCCGAAGGTCTAAGTGATTTGATCGATATCAATGCCGAGCCAGCTGTGGAAAATGTTCAAAAGCAAATCATGTCGCAGGCCAAAATCTTCGAGGCCATCAAAGAAGCCAGCAAGGAAATCTTTCGGCAAAAGAACAAACagaaaatgttgcaaaatgAAAAGGAGATGCAGCAATTGGAGGAGCGCGAAAGCaaataa